A single Eremothecium sinecaudum strain ATCC 58844 chromosome VIII, complete sequence DNA region contains:
- a CDS encoding HHR168Cp (Syntenic homolog of Ashbya gossypii ABR044C; Syntenic homolog of Saccharomyces cerevisiae YKL039W (PTM1) and YHL017W): MILRKLATIICLLLPFIWADEVLISNYTNLVCRGMYSKDDWGGKTDPHISFNIKSIDKDQAGVAVAIIEWRDFEFLGVEKDHVNYLYCNDRAISKGVCEESEKDHLILRNQIYDPEKGENVTSRNQLMEFVMTDVGKYEKPYPVKNTGYYCVYAHIPNGNFKGFVEFRNAFGHLPAAEINLLPLYGLLSIAYVVAMALYSFTVWKNKHELLLLQKYLLAFFIFLSIDTIFIWSYYDIKNEKGQTPGTNALMVFISILSAAKLSFSFFLLLVVGLGYGIVYPKLNRKLMRRIQYFTVLNFVVSAAFLIQAYMTDPESTSMLPLITIIPAIASVMGFYFMILRSLSHTLQYLQEQRQVVKLKMYKEFLAVIYISLAVIMAGIAITTFMMLSMSTDEMVEQYWKTRFIMDIWPSIVYYCVFVTLAFLWRPTETSYMLACSQQLPTDPENATEFDLDDLHTLGDETYNAQDHDDDLNFSDDEHNRRAEYTPTTSK; encoded by the coding sequence ATGATTCTACGTAAGTTGGCTACTATAATTTGCTTATTGCTTCCCTTTATATGGGCTGATGAAGTTCTAATTAGTAATTACACCAACCTAGTTTGTCGTGGAATGTATAGCAAAGATGATTGGGGCGGAAAGACGGATCCACATATTTCCTTCAATATTAAATCAATAGATAAGGACCAGGCTGGCGTAGCAGTCGCTATTATAGAATGGAGAGATTTTGAATTCTTAGGTGTCGAGAAAGATCATGTTAACTATTTGTACTGTAATGATCGAGCAATTAGTAAAGGGGTTTGTGAAGAAAGTGAAAAGGATCACCTGATACTGCGGAATCAGATATATGATCCTGAGAAGGGTGAGAATGTGACATCTAGAAACCAATTGATGGAGTTTGTGATGACTGATGTCGGTAAATATGAGAAACCGTACCCAGTGAAGAATACAGGCTACTACTGTGTTTATGCACATATCCCTAACGGTAACTTCAAAGGTTTTGTGGAATTTAGAAACGCATTTGGTCATCTACCTGCGGCTGAGATCAACTTGCTTCCTCTATATGGGTTATTGTCTATTGCGTATGTGGTTGCTATGGCTTTGTATTCGTTTACGGTGTGGAAGAACAAACACGAACTCTTGTTGCTTCAAAAGTACCTTCTCGCgtttttcatcttcttATCGATTGATACCATCTTTATTTGGTCCTACTACGATATTAAGAATGAGAAGGGCCAGACTCCAGGTACGAATGCGCTAATGGTTTTCATTTCGATTTTGAGCGCTGCTAAGCTTTCTTTCTCATTCTTCTTGTTGCTGGTGGTCGGGTTGGGCTATGGTATTGTATACCCTAAACTCAACCGTAAGCTGATGAGGCGTATCCAGTATTTCACTGTCCTCAACTTCGTCGTCTCGGCCGCATTCCTTATCCAGGCTTACATGACCGACCCTGAATCAACCTCCATGCTCCCACTCATAACAATAATACCAGCTATAGCGTCTGTTATGGGCTTCTACTTCATGATTTTAAGATCATTGAGCCATACCCTTCAATACTTACAGGAGCAAAGGCAGGTTGTAAAGTTGAAAATGTACAAGGAGTTCCTCGCTGTGATCTACATATCTCTCGCAGTTATAATGGCTGGAATAGCAATTACCACATTTATGATGCTAAGTATGTCTACAGATGAAATGGTCGAACAATACTGGAAAACGCGCTTCATAATGGACATCTGGCCTTCAATAGTGTATTACTGTGTCTTTGTAACGCTAGCTTTCCTATGGAGACCTACGGAGACTTCATATATGTTAGCTTGCTCCCAGCAATTACCTACAGATCCTGAAAATGCAACTGAATTTGACCTTGACGATTTACATACTCTAGGGGATGAAACTTACAATGCGCAAGATCACGATGATGATTTGAACTTTTCTGACGATGAGCATAATCGCAGAGCGGAATATACTCCTACTACCTCAAAATAG
- the NFU1 gene encoding Nfu1p (Syntenic homolog of Ashbya gossypii ABR045W; Syntenic homolog of Saccharomyces cerevisiae YKL040C (NFU1)), with protein MLRLGKVCKVIPRRFLNINTLSTPNENALKFISTDGELLQEKGAPSVEIKNTQINLIPYVPLASRIFSQCPMVESLMIGNDFITINKDELVNWNQVTPTVMDILTQHLASGAATVLPEFYDAQVEDNKHSMPAPTFEYDEDEQEISEMIEELIKTRIRPAIMEDGGDILYRGWNPETGIVYLKLQGACKSCSSSEVTLKHGIESMLKHYIEEVQGVEQVIDPEEQVALEEFKKLEERIQNKSRKQE; from the coding sequence ATGTTACGGTTGGGTAAAGTTTGCAAAGTGATACCAAGAAGGTTTCTTAATATCAATACGCTTTCAACGCCAAATGAGAACGCTCTGAAGTTTATTTCCACTGATGGTGAACTGCTCCAAGAAAAGGGAGCACCAAGCgtagaaataaaaaatacTCAAATTAATTTGATTCCTTACGTTCCATTGGCATCTAGAATATTTTCACAGTGTCCTATGGTCGAATCTTTGATGATTGGTAATGATTTTATTACGATCAATAAGGATGAGCTCGTTAACTGGAACCAAGTAACTCCTACGGTAATGGATATTTTAACGCAGCATCTTGCTAGTGGTGCCGCTACCGTGCTTCCAGAGTTTTACGATGCTCAAGTCGAGGATAATAAGCATAGTATGCCGGCTCCTACTTTTGAATACGACGAAGATGAGCAGGAAATAAGTGAGATGATCGAAGAACTTATCAAGACAAGAATTAGACCTGCCATTATGGAAGATGGAGGCGATATATTGTACAGGGGCTGGAATCCAGAGACAGGGATCGTGTATTTGAAGCTCCAAGGCGCTTGCAAGTCTTGCTCTTCAAGCGAAGTGACGCTCAAACACGGAATAGAGTCTATGTTGAAGCACTATATCGAAGAAGTCCAGGGCGTTGAACAGGTCATAGACCCAGAAGAGCAGGTTGCCTTAGAAGAGTTTAAGAAGTTGGAGGAACGGATTCAGAATAAATCCCGGAAGCAGGAGTAG
- the MCO14 gene encoding 4a-hydroxytetrahydrobiopterin dehydratase (Syntenic homolog of Ashbya gossypii ABR046C; Syntenic homolog of Saccharomyces cerevisiae YHL018W), whose protein sequence is MYNKVIKQAPVLFNQAKLEAELAGLTPWKYVNGSLHRDVELTDFETTWAFLNKIAMRSHLWGHHPTLTTTYNRVSISLTTHDAGGVTNIDVKMAKQIEKYLTKSQ, encoded by the coding sequence ATGTATAATAAAGTAATAAAGCAAGCACCAGTACTGTTTAATCAAGCTAAGCTTGAAGCTGAACTCGCTGGGTTAACCCCGTGGAAGTACGTCAACGGCAGCTTGCATCGGGACGTAGAACTTACAGATTTTGAGACGACCTGGGCGTTTCTCAATAAAATTGCGATGAGGTCCCACTTGTGGGGCCATCATCCCACGCTAACAACTACCTATAACAGGGTCTCGATCAGTCTAACTACGCATGATGCCGGTGGAGTCACTAATATTGACGTTAAGATGGCAAAGCAAATCGAAAAGTATCTGACTAAGTCGCAATAA
- the APM2 gene encoding Apm2p (Syntenic homolog of Ashbya gossypii ABR047W; Syntenic homolog of Saccharomyces cerevisiae YHL019C (APM2)) — translation MSAALFILDEELHLLVARSLKPIPSLLEPLEWFIKDPKKEPILQNNGYNYIYIQRDDLLFVSMNYGTINVNPMTTFAYLVQLHQLFQKYLGQQLNKVLVCDNINVIHELIDESIDMGIPQLTDYNIIRDYIKVKVVMKSPDSDDDDPSASKKEKGVIKKTGSKKENDSKASDENYINSFIAKTMTSAISWRPKGIHYNKNEFFLDVIEQQEYLVDFDREQVRSNAIHGSIKCRSYLSGMPSLTVGFNDIITRLNSSNQIRYHQCVDLNYLASDGQIRFIPPDGEFQLCSYKLPRPVAELPMISLDAFNVKLKPSKKPDGIDRLVLSVTISTNFKRQDSTSFLNIKVPLTKIFSQWEVDLSFQPRFKCDKGNVMFNITDDYILWELGKIKGGKENSRLTMQSEFHLYYHQRYEKLNQDLSQSMDPPPARCGPHLEELYQQTHDNPQQISKSTLLKIDFEVPYYTLSGLKVQFLKIDEQQLNFQSFPWIRSKTVNHEVYAYQL, via the coding sequence ATGAGTGCGGCACTATTCATACTGGATGAGGAATTGCATCTACTCGTAGCTCGTTCCCTGAAACCTATACCTTCATTATTAGAACCGTTGGAATGGTTCATTAAAGATCCGAAGAAAGAACCCATTCTTCAGAATAATGGTTACAACtacatatatatacaaaGAGATGATCTGCTATTTGTTTCTATGAACTATGGTACTATTAATGTCAATCCAATGACAACATTTGCATATTTGGTCCAATTACACCAGCTCTTTCAGAAGTACCTGGGACAGCAGTTGAATAAAGTACTGGTTTGTGACAACATAAATGTAATTCATGAACTAATTGATGAATCAATAGACATGGGAATTCCACAGCTAACGGACTACAATATTATCAGGGACTATATCAAAGTCAAGGTAGTGATGAAGTCACCGGACAGTGACGACGATGATCCTTCAGCGTCTAAAAAAGAGAAGGGCGTGATAAAGAAGACAGGAAGCAAGAAGGAGAATGACTCGAAGGCATCGGATGAGAATTATATCAATAGTTTTATTGCTAAGACTATGACCTCTGCAATATCCTGGAGGCCGAAGGGTATCCACTACAACAAGAACGAGTTTTTCCTTGATGTGATAGAACAACAGGAGTATCTGGTAGACTTTGACCGTGAGCAGGTTCGATCCAACGCTATACATGGCTCTATAAAATGCCGTTCGTATCTTTCAGGAATGCCGTCCCTCACTGTTGGTTTTAACGATATTATTACCCGACTGAACTCCTCCAATCAGATACGTTACCACCAATGCGTGGATCTAAACTACTTGGCAAGCGATGGACAAATCAGGTTCATTCCTCCTGATGGGGAATTCcagctatgctcttacAAGCTCCCCAGGCCCGTTGCAGAGCTGCCCATGATTAGTCTGGATGCCTTCAATGTCAAATTAAAGCCCAGCAAAAAGCCTGATGGCATCGACAGGCTGGTTCTCAGCGTTACCATCTCTACCAACTTTAAGCGCCAAGATTCCACCAGCTTTCTAAACATCAAGGTTCCTCTAACCAAGATATTCTCCCAGTGGGAAGTAGACCTGTCCTTCCAACCCCGCTTCAAATGCGATAAAGGTAACGTTATGTTTAACATCACCGACGACTACATCCTATGGGAATTGGGAAAGATCAAAGGCGGTAAAGAAAACAGTCGCTTGACAATGCAATCCGAATTCCACCTGTACTATCATCAGCGCTACGAGAAACTTAATCAGGATCTTTCTCAATCTATGGACCCTCCACCAGCTCGTTGCGGCCCCCATCTAGAAGAACTGTACCAACAGACTCATGATAATCCACAACAAATCTCAAAGTCCACACTCTTGAAAATAGACTTTGAAGTACCTTACTACACCCTTAGCGGTTTGAAAGTTCAGTTCCTGAAGATTGATGAGCAGCAACTAAATTTTCAATCTTTCCCATGGATCAGATCAAAGACAGTTAATCACGAAGTATACGCATATCAACTATAA
- the OPI1 gene encoding transcriptional regulator OPI1 (Syntenic homolog of Ashbya gossypii ABR048W; Syntenic homolog of Saccharomyces cerevisiae YHL020C (OPI1)), whose amino-acid sequence MGDKNTAIVVANVEPEDAPPEEVERLNAIKMGTSDGVKSHGDSEQSTKQRDSNESLLGMVMQNTIINNAVTLYEQTKSQHPKFTKHVEVMGRKASTMVRKTSEFWGQTEGREKHYRDEGYDTATPLDDEDLGTPMRFSKRQKIKENFKEYRLNMSIESKKQLITCLHLLKLANKKLSDTVASLQDLVQKEITTAEALPARDVEDDENEQFYDASETLVDDRSKEIKMEVVGTVKKVYSLISQCAGNSLPEPARTQVRETLLKLPVNWNSSVNSTSKLRTTDSRLSTNNKILILAEESLEMVGNVIQVFDGTIGKAEEWVKHKQELKEMIKAQYLEAQLKIKVKQQLEKEKAEREEQELKTKEGRRGSKIGDTP is encoded by the coding sequence ATGGGAGACAAGAACACTGCTATCGTTGTCGCGAATGTTGAACCAGAAGATGCCCCGCCAGAAGAAGTGGAGAGGTTAAATGCTATTAAGATGGGTACTAGCGATGGTGTGAAATCACATGGGGATAGTGAGCAATCAACTAAACAACGGGATAGTAATGAGAGTTTACTAGGGATGGTGATGCAGAATACCATCATAAACAATGCTGTGACGTTATATGAACAGACCAAATCTCAACATCCAAAATTTACTAAACATGTAGAAGTGATGGGCCGCAAGGCATCGACAATGGTTAGGAAGACTAGTGAATTCTGGGGCCAAACTGAAGGCCGTGAGAAGCATTACAGAGATGAGGGATACGATACCGCAACACCTTTGGACGATGAAGATCTGGGAACGCCAATGAGGTTTTCCAAGAGGCAGAAGATTAAAGAGAATTTCAAGGAATACCGGTTAAATATGTCTATTGAGTCTAAAAAGCAGTTGATAACGTGTTTACACCTGTTAAAACTAGCAAATAAGAAGCTTTCGGATACCGTTGCATCTCTTCAAGACCTGGTGCAGAAGGAGATAACAACTGCTGAAGCGCTTCCAGCGCGTGATGTTGAAGATGACGAGAACGAGCAGTTCTATGATGCATCAGAGACGCTAGTGGACGATAGATCTAAAGAAATCAAGATGGAGGTGGTTGGTACAGTTAAAAAAGTGTACTCTTTAATTTCACAGTGCGCGGGAAACTCCTTACCGGAACCTGCAAGGACGCAGGTGCGGGAAACGTTGTTAAAATTACCAGTGAATTGGAATTCATCAGTTAATTCTACTTCTAAGCTGCGAACCACAGATTCTCGCCTATCCACGAACAATAAAATACTAATTTTAGCAGAAGAGTCACTTGAGATGGTTGGGAATGTTATCCAGGTTTTTGATGGTACGATTGGTAAGGCCGAGGAATGGGTCAAGCATAAGCAGGAGTTGAAGGAAATGATCAAAGCTCAGTATTTAGAAGCTCAACTCAAAATAAAAGTCAAGCAACAGCTGGAGAAAGAAAAAGCTGAGAGAGAGGAACAAGAACTAAAGACGAAAGAAGGTAGACGTGGGAGTAAAATTGGCGATACGCCGTAA
- the VPS24 gene encoding ESCRT-III subunit protein VPS24 (Syntenic homolog of Ashbya gossypii ABR049C; Syntenic homolog of Saccharomyces cerevisiae YKL041W (VPS24)) — protein sequence MNFIKTAIWGVDPKEQHKKLKAILRKNQREIDKSLHTLKALQSKTQNLVKKSAKANDITTVRIYAKELYQINSQYNRMYTSKAQLQSVGMKIEEAFQMNRLQDTMAQSTELMMEVNSLLSVPQLRNTMIELERELMKSGIISDMMDESMETLDNEIDDEEVNEQVNQIVAQYTNDKFNVIDNVPTTQLSRQPSEVSEEIVPEDKVADETENMLKEMRERLNALQS from the coding sequence ATGAATTTTATCAAAACAGCTATTTGGGGGGTGGATCCTAAAGAGCAGCATAAGAAATTGAAGGCAATCCTTCGTAAGAATCAGCGAGAAATCGATAAGTCATTGCACACATTGAAGGCGCTACAAAGTAAAACTCAAAATCTGGTTAAAAAGTCCGCAAAAGCTAATGATATCACAACAGTCCGCATATATGCTAAAGAATTGTACCAAATAAACAGCCAATACAACCGGATGTACACTTCGAAAGCGCAATTACAGTCGGTAGGTATgaaaattgaagaagcttTTCAGATGAATAGACTACAAGATACTATGGCACAAAGTACGGAGTTAATGATGGAGGTCAATTCATTACTTAGCGTACCGCAACTACGCAATACAATGATTGAACTAGAGAGGGAACTAATGAAATCTGGCATTATTAGTGACATGATGGACGAATCTATGGAAACGCTTGATAATGAGAtagatgatgaagaagtcAATGAACAGGTGAACCAGATAGTGGCACAATATACAAATGATAAATTTAATGTAATTGACAACGTACCTACGACACAATTATCCCGGCAACCCTCTGAAGTGTCCGAGGAAATTGTACCTGAAGATAAAGTTGCGGATGAAACTGAAAACATGCTAAAAGAAATGAGAGAAAGATTGAATGCCTTACAAAGCTAA
- the RPT5 gene encoding proteasome regulatory particle base subunit RPT5 (Syntenic homolog of Ashbya gossypii AER254W; Syntenic homolog of Saccharomyces cerevisiae YOR117W (RPT5)) → MSTLEELESQQLPGDEEIDEEILNLPTAELQTRSKLLDNEIRIFRSELQRLSHENNVMLEKIRDNKDKIKNNKQLPYLVANVVEIMDMEELDDTNESTTQGGNVNLDNAAKGYAAVVKTSSRQTVFLPMVGLVDPKKLKPNDLVGVNKDSYLILDTLPSEFDSRVKAMEVDDKPTETYSDVGGLDKQIEELVEAIVLPMKQAEKFKDMGIKAPKGALMYGPPGTGKTLLARACAAQINATFLKLAAPQLVQMFIGEGAKLVRDAFALAKEKAPTIIFIDELDAIGTKRFDSEKSGDREVQRTMLELLNQLDGFGSDDRVKVLAATNRVDVLDPALLRSGRLDRKIEFPLPTEDARAQVLQIHSRKMSTDDSINWQELARSTDEFNGAQLKAVSVEAGMIAFRNGQSVIKHEDFVEAISEVQARKTKSVSFYA, encoded by the coding sequence ATGTCTACTTTAGAGGAACTTGAGTCCCAGCAACTTCCAGGTGATGAAGAGATTGACGAGGAGATTTTAAATTTGCCCACTGCTGAGTTACAGACGAGAAGTAAGCTATTGGATAATGAGATCAGGATATTTAGATCAGAATTGCAGAGATTGTCTCACGAGAACAATGTTATGCTAGAGAAAATTAGAGATAATAAGGATAAGATTAAAAACAACAAGCAGTTGCCTTACTTGGTTGCAAATGTTGTTGAAATTATGGATATGGAGGAATTGGACGATACAAACGAATCTACGACCCAGGGAGGCAATGTGAATTTAGATAATGCAGCCAAAGGTTACGCAGCAGTGGTGAAAACATCTTCTAGACAGACAGTTTTCTTGCCAATGGTAGGATTGGTGGATCCTAAGAAATTGAAACCTAACGATTTGGTTGGTGTGAATAAGGATTCGTATTTGATTCTGGATACACTACCCTCTGAGTTCGATTCTCGAGTCAAGGCAATGGAGGTTGATGACAAACCTACTGAAACTTATTCCGATGTTGGTGGATTGGATAAGCAGATTGAGGAGTTAGTAGAAGCGATCGTGTTACCAATGAAGCAGGCGGAAAAGTTCAAAGATATGGGAATCAAGGCTCCAAAGGGTGCATTGATGTACGGTCCTCCTGGTACTGGTAAAACATTATTGGCCAGAGCATGTGCTGCTCAGATCAATGCTACTTTCCTAAAACTAGCTGCTCCTCAGTTGGTTCAAATGTTCATTGGTGAGGGTGCAAAGTTAGTTCGTGATGCATTCGCCTTGGCAAAAGAAAAAGCCCCTACTATTATTTTCATTGATGAGTTAGATGCTATTGGTACGAAGCGGTTTGACTCCGAAAAGTCAGGTGATAGAGAAGTTCAAAGAACAATGTTGGAATTATTAAATCAATTGGATGGTTTCGGTTCTGATGACAGAGTTAAGGTTTTAGCAGCTACAAACAGAGTGGATGTTCTTGATCCTGCTTTATTGAGATCTGGTAGATTGGATAGAAAGATTGAGTTTCCTTTGCCAACAGAGGACGCAAGAGCTCAGGTGTTACAGATCCACTCCAGAAAAATGTCTACAGACGATTCCATTAATTGGCAGGAATTAGCAAGGTCAACTGATGAATTTAACGGTGCTCAATTAAAGGCTGTATCAGTTGAAGCGGGTATGATTGCCTTTAGAAATGGGCAATCCGTGATTAAGCATGAAGACTTTGTCGAAGCCATCAGTGAAGTGCAGGCTAGAAAGACCAAGTCTGTATCATTTTACGCTTAA
- the CDC40 gene encoding Cdc40p (Syntenic homolog of Ashbya gossypii AER255C; Syntenic homolog of Saccharomyces cerevisiae YDR364C (CDC40)) yields MPLVEGYSSTSESEGDQIEEIETLDKGNGQKVENSGVLILNKVADPTSSVSVGIERKRHNLSKSNLKAKRSKRKGKGPWAKWDSSSDSNDDAGLGEDYVSDLVAPELDATEVPIDNEQSTFHGKAQKDYLGRGILHPPADVGVEFDKEPLSFKCYLPKKIIHRYEGHKGGVTALHFIPKSAHLFASGGNDNTVRLWDMYHDRGLLRDYCGHSKPIRDISFSPSGAQLASSSYDGSVKIWDTETGDVKHRILPHAIPNCISFHPINGNELIVGLSNSEIKHYDLRTSGKNAVIQTYDHHTSAVNALKYFPDGSKFISSSDDKTVRIWDNQINIPIKQIADTSQYSMPWLQVHPEKNYFASQCMDNSIQVFSMKPKYKRHPKKTFKGHMVTGFNIKLDISPDGKYLTSGDAKGKLYIWDWKTAKILKTLNVPAEDALTNVAWSPQETSKVICGGTNGRISLFD; encoded by the coding sequence ATGCCGCTAGTGGAGGGTTATTCATCCACTTCAGAATCGGAAGGCGATCAAATTGAAGAAATAGAAACTTTAGATAAAGGTAACGGTCAAAAAGTGGAGAATAGTGGGGTATTAATACTCAACAAGGTCGCAGATCCTACGTCATCAGTCTCTGTAGGAATAGAAAGGAAACGCCATAATTTGTCCAAATCTAACTTAAAGGCCAAACGCTCCAAAAGGAAAGGGAAAGGGCCCTGGGCAAAATGGGATTCATCTAGCGATAGTAACGATGATGCGGGCCTTGGAGAAGATTACGTATCCGATTTAGTCGCCCCGGAGTTGGATGCCACTGAGGTTCCCATTGATAATGAGCAGTCGACATTTCATGGAAAGGCTCAAAAGGACTATTTGGGCCGTGGTATTTTGCATCCCCCTGCAGACGTAGGGGTTGAATTTGATAAAGAACCTCTATCATTCAAATGCTATTTGCCGAAGAAGATTATACATAGGTACGAAGGACATAAAGGTGGGGTGACGGCACTGCACTTCATACCAAAGTCTGCGCACTTATTTGCATCTGGTGGAAATGATAATACAGTTCGATTATGGGACATGTATCATGATCGTGGTTTACTAAGGGATTACTGTGGGCACTCGAAACCAATCAGGGATATCAGCTTCTCGCCATCTGGAGCACAGCTTGCAAGTTCAAGCTACGATGGCTCTGTGAAGATATGGGATACTGAAACGGGCGATGTAAAACACAGGATACTTCCACATGCAATACCGAACTGTATTTCATTCCACCCTATAAACGGTAACGAGCTGATAGTGGGCCTTTCTAATTCAGAAATAAAACACTATGACCTCAGGACGAGTGGAAAAAACGCCGTGATACAAACTTATGACCACCATACGTCTGCCGTTAATGCCTTGAAGTATTTCCCTGATGGCTCAAAATTTATCTCATCATCAGACGATAAAACGGTACGTATTTGGGATAATCAGATTAATATTCCTATTAAGCAAATAGCGGATACTTCTCAATATTCCATGCCGTGGCTTCAGGTGCATCCAGAAAAGAATTACTTTGCATCACAATGCATGGATAATAGTATTCAAGTGTTTTCTATGAAACCAAAATATAAGAGGCATCCTAAGAAAACTTTTAAGGGCCATATGGTTACAGGGTTTAATATTAAGTTAGACATTTCTCCAGATGGAAAATATTTAACCTCCGGTGATGCTAAAGGCAAACTATATATATGGGACTGGAAGACTGCAAAAATACTGAAGACGCTCAATGTTCCAGCAGAAGACGCACTGACAAATGTCGCATGGAGTCCGCAGGAGACCAGCAAGGTTATTTGTGGTGGCACTAACGGAAGAATTTCACTTTTTGATTAA